The region CCCTAGTCTTATGAGGGTCATTGTGAATCCAGACATTGGGAGAGACAATAGatattatttaagaaagaatTCCACTGAAGGCGATGATGAGGTACATGTGACTCCAAAATGTTGACCTTGGTTGACTGGAATAATGGTGAGGTCAATGAGAAAGACAGAAGTTAAGATGAAGAGTGCTTGtacttagtagctcagttgtatctgactctttgtgaccccatggactgtagcctgccagactcctctgtctgtgggattctccaggcagaatactggagtgcgttgccatttccttctccgggggatctttccaacccagggatcaaacccaggtttcctgaattTGCAGgcagaactaccagggaagctcaagatgTAGAGGGTATGTCCCAAATATAAGAGGATAAATGTTTATTaggttttgaaaaaataaaatgtattatgtcAGCCAGACCCATAAGTAGAAGAATCCAGAGGATTCTTTGAGGAAAAGATTGATGATAGAAGTAGAGATATGAGAGCAATTAACATAGAAATTATAGCTGAAAAAAACTGAGGAGAGtgtggaaagaaaaaagcaaaggccAAGGATTGACCAAGGAGCAGCATTTCTATTATGGTATAGGTAGAATGAGCAGCTTCACGGGAGAGAACTAAATTAgtgctgagaaaagagaaaactagTGTGGTGTCATGGAAACTAAGGTCAGAGAATGTTTCCAGGAGGCATGGTTTTCAGAAGTGTAAAATGAatcagagggaaaagagaaagaggaaaaagcaaaGTCTGACACTTTTAGCAATGGAGACTTCTTTGACATTTGAGAGAACAGTTTTGTAGGAGTCACCATGATGAAACCAACTTTCAGGGAATTATGGCAGGTGGGAGAGAAAGTCTATTTCATAATTCTGAATAAGAAAAGAGGGAGAGCAGTGGCATGATCACTGTAGAGAACCACAAAATCAAATGTACATTCTCCACAAGTTGTGTACTCTGGCTTTTTGGTAGAGGGAACTAGTGCACTCTATTTCTTATAATTATATCAAATTCTGTGttcaccaattttttaaaaattgaaaagccAGTTCAGCTCCTAGCAGCTGGCAGACTCCTTTCTCCTGCTCCTCTCAACTCTGACGCTTACATTCCCTTGTTGACAACTTGAATTGTCCTCCCCCTTTCTTACTACAGTGGAAACTAAACCGTGTTCTCCCAATTACCTgtctctcttcctgacttcatTCTTAAAAAAGGCTACTGGGGTCAGCAAAAAGGATTACTGCGGCAGGACTTGAGTGAACAATTTCAGTGGAGAGATCACAGCACAAACTGTCCTACAGTTCTTTGAGGGTGTAATGACATGTTTGGACCACATTCTTCCTCTGAATTGAGGTTTCTAGATTCAAAACTCAACTGAAATACTGTGTAAAAGTTATTGGTGGCCCTGTCACCAGATCCAGTGAAGACTGATCAAAGTTCATCTTTCAGATTACTTCCTTCTGCTATATCATTGCCCCTCAAAACTCTCATCTTTGTCATTTTCTTGCCCTGCACTTCATTAGTAAGCCTCTTGTTCCTAGAGTTTGTTTTAAGTGGTAGACGTCTTTACTGATTGGGACACAGGGCATTACTCTTTCCTGGCTCTCTTccttttcccaacatcagtgctGTGAGCATTTGCTCAGAAGTCTCCATGCACAGGCGACGTTTGCACCTAGTGATTGTGTTTACATGTGTAAACCCCAAAGAGGCAACCacaattttctctttctattcagGGGTCATATACATGAGCTTGCTGGTCACAAAGGGGGAACTAGGATCACTCAATTCAGCTATCATTGTCCCTTACTATGAAGATCAGTTGCTGATGGGAATTTTCCCCTTGATATGACTGCCTGTATCTATTGCTTTAGGACACTGATAAAGCAGAATGCAGAGAAAGAACTTCACAGAAGTGGCAGAATTCatcttcctgggattctccatctTAGGAAATCACCAGATAACCCTTTTTGTGGTTTTCCTCACCACCTATATTTTCACTCTGACTGGGAACATCATTGTCGTGACTGTCATCTGCATTGACCgtcacctccacacccccatgtacttcttcctgagcATGCTCTCTAGTTCAGAGATGGTGTACACACTGGTCATCATTCCACGAATGCTTTCTGATCTCATTTTTTATAACCAGCCTATCTCTTTGGGAAGCTGTGCAACTCAGATGTTCTTTTTCGTCACCTTGGCCACTAATAATTGCTTCTTGCTCACAGTAATGGGCTATGACCgttatgtggccatctgcaagcccctgAGGTACACAGTCCTCATGAACAAAGGAGTGTGTGCTAGGTTAGTCTGTGGGTCCTTTGGCACTGGTCTTGCTATGGCAGTTCTCCATGTAACGGCCATGTTCAACCTGCCCTTCTGTGGCACCGTGGTggaccacttcttctgtgacattTACCCAGTCATGAAACTTTCTTGTATTGATACCACTATCAATGAGATCATCAATTATGgtgtaagttcatttgtgattATTGTGCCTGTTGTCCTGGTCTTCACCTCCTACATCCTCATCATCTCTTCCATCCTTAAG is a window of Muntiacus reevesi chromosome 1, mMunRee1.1, whole genome shotgun sequence DNA encoding:
- the OR10J5 gene encoding olfactory receptor 10J5, yielding MQRKNFTEVAEFIFLGFSILGNHQITLFVVFLTTYIFTLTGNIIVVTVICIDRHLHTPMYFFLSMLSSSEMVYTLVIIPRMLSDLIFYNQPISLGSCATQMFFFVTLATNNCFLLTVMGYDRYVAICKPLRYTVLMNKGVCARLVCGSFGTGLAMAVLHVTAMFNLPFCGTVVDHFFCDIYPVMKLSCIDTTINEIINYGVSSFVIIVPVVLVFTSYILIISSILKIPSAEGRKKTFATCASHLTVVVVHYGCAAIAYLKPKSENAIEKDLLLSVTYTIITPLLNPVVYSLRNKEVKDALRRAVGRNIS